In Methanosarcina siciliae T4/M, one genomic interval encodes:
- a CDS encoding 2-oxoacid:ferredoxin oxidoreductase subunit beta, whose product MPTSEDYKGQVPAWCPGCGNFQILSAVKQALVELDIEPWEVLMVSGIGQSGKLPHYMKCHTFNGLHGRTLPVATAAKLANHSLHVIAVAGDGDCYGEGGNHFLHAIRKNPNITLLVHDNQIYGLTKGQASPTTAKGTRTKVQPSGVPAEPLNPLALAISQDCSFVARGFAGDPEHLKELIKTAITHRGFSLLDILQPCVTFNKVNTFKWYRERIYKLEAEYDPYDRMKAFERALEWGEKIPNGIFYKKDKDTLEEMFLTIREEPLVRQKFSIEDVKSEIEKFY is encoded by the coding sequence ATGCCTACCTCTGAAGATTATAAAGGCCAGGTTCCTGCCTGGTGCCCGGGATGCGGAAACTTCCAGATCCTCTCAGCCGTCAAACAGGCGCTTGTCGAACTCGACATTGAGCCCTGGGAAGTCCTTATGGTTTCTGGAATAGGCCAGAGTGGAAAACTGCCCCACTACATGAAGTGCCACACCTTCAACGGGCTGCACGGAAGGACCCTTCCTGTTGCCACGGCTGCAAAACTTGCCAACCATTCCCTGCACGTGATTGCAGTTGCCGGGGACGGAGACTGTTACGGGGAAGGAGGAAACCACTTCCTGCATGCCATCCGTAAGAACCCGAATATTACCCTTTTAGTGCACGACAACCAGATCTACGGGCTTACCAAGGGACAGGCTTCGCCTACAACAGCCAAAGGGACCCGTACAAAAGTCCAGCCCTCAGGCGTTCCTGCCGAGCCCCTGAACCCTCTTGCTCTGGCAATTTCCCAGGACTGCAGTTTCGTAGCCAGGGGATTTGCAGGAGACCCGGAGCACCTTAAAGAGCTGATAAAGACTGCCATAACCCACAGGGGCTTTTCCCTTCTGGACATTCTTCAGCCCTGTGTCACTTTTAACAAAGTGAATACTTTCAAGTGGTACCGGGAGAGAATCTACAAACTCGAAGCCGAATATGACCCTTACGACCGCATGAAAGCCTTCGAAAGGGCCCTTGAATGGGGAGAAAAAATTCCAAACGGCATCTTTTACAAAAAAGATAAGGATACCCTGGAAGAAATGTTCCTGACAATTCGTGAAGAACCGCTTGTGAGGCAAAAGTTTTCAATCGAAGACGTAAAGTCCGAGATTGAGAAATTTTATTAA
- a CDS encoding CheF family chemotaxis protein: protein MTEKVHLRVPIKTYDGGWADVELVVTDNNLVIGKRNIPLKEIEDLEEVEVEGVSCIRIKKENKVILRLPLNLHQQVFKFIAFHLKADKFAVFFLESATVGGVVSSSARWEKGYFSVTDEGFWFLSVRNQKRIPIENLGSVKTDLRNVGGKQRKILVLSHVEKSNVVTSLVLCPESTLEMLEGYLQRLFEKHIPPITLSDDEMQILTLIYSGLDFASIENIVGMSTDELNTYYDRLVDSGLAKVVKIRKEIELTPHGVSMVDKISKR, encoded by the coding sequence ATGACCGAAAAAGTCCACCTTCGGGTTCCTATTAAAACTTATGATGGTGGATGGGCGGATGTAGAGCTGGTAGTTACCGACAACAACCTTGTTATAGGCAAAAGGAACATCCCCCTCAAGGAGATAGAAGACCTTGAAGAAGTTGAAGTGGAGGGCGTTAGTTGCATCCGGATTAAGAAAGAGAATAAAGTCATCCTTAGACTTCCTCTCAATCTTCATCAACAGGTTTTCAAATTCATTGCATTCCACCTCAAAGCAGATAAATTTGCAGTGTTTTTTTTGGAGTCTGCTACTGTAGGTGGTGTAGTTTCCTCGAGTGCCAGGTGGGAAAAAGGGTATTTCAGCGTAACCGATGAAGGATTCTGGTTTTTGTCCGTCAGGAACCAGAAGAGAATTCCTATTGAAAATCTCGGGTCCGTTAAAACCGATCTCAGAAACGTAGGTGGGAAACAGAGAAAAATTCTTGTCCTGTCTCATGTTGAAAAAAGTAATGTAGTAACAAGCCTTGTTCTCTGCCCGGAAAGTACGCTGGAAATGCTTGAAGGCTATCTGCAGAGACTTTTTGAAAAACATATACCTCCAATTACCCTGTCTGATGATGAAATGCAGATTCTCACTCTGATATATTCCGGATTGGACTTCGCATCGATTGAAAACATCGTAGGGATGTCAACTGATGAGCTGAATACTTATTATGACCGCCTTGTCGATTCCGGCCTGGCTAAGGTTGTAAAAATTAGAAAAGAAATCGAATTGACCCCTCATGGGGTAAGTATGGTTGATAAAATATCCAAGAGATAA
- a CDS encoding response regulator, with the protein MAKVLIVDDTAFMRKLLKNILFGAGFDIAGEAENGKQAVEMYRELKPDVVTMDVVMPEMTGIDALKQIKALDKEAKVVMCTAIGQESIVKTAIKLGARGYIIKPFQAPKVIEEIKKVIGA; encoded by the coding sequence ATGGCAAAAGTCCTGATTGTTGATGATACAGCTTTTATGAGGAAACTTCTTAAAAATATTCTTTTTGGTGCCGGATTTGATATTGCAGGAGAAGCCGAAAACGGGAAACAAGCCGTGGAAATGTACAGGGAGCTCAAACCGGATGTCGTGACAATGGACGTCGTCATGCCTGAAATGACAGGAATTGATGCCCTAAAGCAAATAAAAGCCCTTGATAAAGAAGCTAAAGTTGTGATGTGCACTGCCATCGGGCAGGAGAGTATAGTAAAAACGGCGATAAAACTTGGAGCAAGAGGCTACATTATAAAACCCTTCCAGGCTCCTAAAGTCATTGAAGAGATAAAGAAAGTAATCGGTGCATAA
- a CDS encoding archaellin/type IV pilin N-terminal domain-containing protein → MKGIFSIFRKDDKAFTGLESAIVLTAFVVVAAVFSYVVLGAGFTTSDTAKKTIDEGVKQTSSSVGLAGDVIAKGTPGATPTVDNITITLQLTAGQSPVDIGADSTTGMMVVAYSDSFLYDPETVWTQTFIGDNDADDVLEQHEKVQIIIDVPEGSKLQSGNVSNVVNTEFRIEVKPKIGAIVPITRVTPPQIDAVMNLR, encoded by the coding sequence ATGAAAGGGATTTTTAGCATCTTTAGAAAAGACGATAAAGCCTTTACAGGGCTAGAATCCGCAATAGTGCTGACAGCTTTTGTAGTGGTGGCAGCAGTTTTCTCCTATGTAGTTCTCGGAGCTGGGTTCACTACCTCTGATACCGCCAAGAAAACTATTGATGAGGGTGTCAAACAGACATCTTCTTCAGTTGGACTTGCAGGGGATGTGATTGCAAAAGGTACTCCTGGAGCTACTCCTACTGTAGATAATATAACTATTACCCTCCAACTAACAGCAGGCCAATCTCCGGTGGATATCGGAGCTGACAGTACGACAGGAATGATGGTCGTAGCTTATTCCGACAGCTTTCTCTATGACCCGGAAACCGTCTGGACTCAGACTTTCATAGGAGACAATGATGCGGATGATGTACTTGAACAACATGAAAAAGTGCAAATTATCATCGATGTCCCTGAGGGATCAAAGCTGCAGAGCGGAAACGTAAGTAATGTGGTTAACACAGAATTCAGAATTGAGGTAAAACCGAAGATCGGTGCAATAGTGCCCATCACCAGAGTTACTCCTCCGCAGATAGATGCTGTAATGAACCTGAGGTGA
- a CDS encoding chemotaxis protein CheW, with amino-acid sequence MSYHSQIVNVNNTIQVIVFNLGEERYGVEISQVKEIILPTQITRIPNVPGFVEGVLNLRGQIAAIINLRKRLGKESKKNDENTRIIVVEYNNATIGMMVDSVSEVKYLSSQNIEEIPRFLALRDDSRFLKGVGKLEDGLLTLMDLKELFSEDELKEIKG; translated from the coding sequence ATGAGCTACCATAGTCAGATTGTAAATGTGAACAATACGATTCAGGTGATTGTTTTCAATCTTGGTGAAGAAAGATATGGAGTTGAAATTTCCCAGGTAAAGGAAATTATCCTGCCGACTCAAATCACCAGAATTCCAAACGTGCCTGGCTTTGTAGAAGGAGTCCTGAACCTCAGAGGGCAAATTGCAGCCATTATCAATCTCAGGAAAAGACTGGGCAAGGAATCCAAAAAAAATGATGAAAATACCCGGATTATTGTTGTCGAATACAATAATGCAACCATTGGGATGATGGTTGACAGTGTCAGTGAAGTCAAATATCTCTCTTCCCAGAATATCGAAGAAATTCCCAGGTTTTTAGCTTTGAGAGACGATTCCAGGTTTTTGAAAGGCGTGGGAAAACTTGAGGATGGGCTTCTCACCCTGATGGACCTTAAAGAGCTGTTCAGTGAAGACGAGCTGAAGGAGATCAAGGGATGA
- a CDS encoding methyl-accepting chemotaxis protein, with protein sequence MSSIVTDLENTGQRNLSKNLVEDEDSKAKEVSSLIDNLPVTIFRTSVDSSWAVKYIGKNVEMLTGHPRTDFISQKISWSDIVYPEDAPLIEKTVQKAMKNRTAYQVEYRIKKTDGSTVFIQELAHLVNDQAGNLAYIDGVFLDVTHQIKQRDESQKMIVNSIPKPSLAYLIDSSRKIRFINDYFVEICNHKSAEEMIGLTPSDIVESSTLVHGNGKSKSIAEAVLDTGTGVYNIEGSVKFRGADRTIYVITSAVPVKDEADSIIGCLMVMTDMTEMKEKEQEIAELLHYTNSCLKDLGEGIRRISKGDLEVHLEKFKDDDFGKTFDEFNKLVANLKSVIEIILKDMLTTLEEARQSEEAVSQMNTGMQQISTAAEQIATGSENLSRHAGTAATDVKASQDIFRKLSESSTGSSSYASQAGKTSEEAQELNNMALEGVEQFVAEIFKLGNIVHSLDDAVNNIGAVTGKIKSIADQTNLLALNAAIEAARAGEYGRGFAVVADEVRKLAADSRKSTDEINGIVTNVQKETKKVTEAINAADVQAKTGSKNIKQALNKSHEIAAAVATINSMLVELDKLSDEGLNKIDNIEKSISEAASTAEENAASSEETSAAIEEQTAAMQQVSTSVQSVSELAQKTVDTLLENFKVSGEQTSNQPSFGKPQHFDRKKSTKIY encoded by the coding sequence ATGTCTTCAATTGTAACTGATTTGGAAAATACAGGGCAAAGGAACTTATCTAAAAATTTAGTTGAAGATGAAGATTCTAAAGCAAAAGAGGTAAGCTCACTAATAGATAACCTCCCCGTTACTATTTTCAGGACATCTGTTGATTCATCCTGGGCGGTCAAGTACATTGGTAAAAATGTAGAAATGTTGACAGGACATCCCAGGACGGATTTCATTTCACAAAAAATATCCTGGTCTGATATTGTTTATCCTGAAGATGCTCCACTGATCGAGAAAACAGTGCAGAAGGCTATGAAAAATCGGACTGCCTACCAGGTAGAATACCGCATCAAAAAAACAGATGGCAGTACAGTGTTCATTCAGGAGCTGGCTCATCTTGTGAACGATCAGGCCGGAAACCTGGCTTATATTGACGGAGTATTTCTGGATGTAACTCATCAGATTAAGCAACGGGATGAATCTCAAAAGATGATTGTTAACAGTATTCCCAAGCCTTCTCTGGCATATTTAATCGATTCGTCTCGAAAAATCAGATTTATCAACGACTACTTTGTAGAAATTTGCAATCATAAAAGTGCAGAAGAGATGATAGGACTCACTCCTTCTGACATCGTGGAAAGCAGCACTCTTGTCCATGGTAACGGGAAATCCAAATCAATTGCTGAAGCAGTGCTGGATACTGGGACAGGGGTCTATAACATTGAAGGTTCCGTCAAATTCAGGGGCGCAGACAGGACGATATATGTAATAACTTCTGCAGTGCCTGTAAAAGATGAGGCTGATTCCATTATCGGCTGTCTCATGGTTATGACCGATATGACCGAGATGAAAGAGAAAGAACAGGAAATTGCGGAACTTTTGCACTATACTAACAGCTGTCTGAAGGACCTTGGTGAGGGGATCCGAAGAATCAGTAAGGGGGACCTCGAAGTCCATCTCGAAAAGTTCAAGGACGACGATTTCGGCAAAACCTTTGATGAGTTCAATAAGCTTGTAGCCAATCTGAAATCAGTTATTGAAATTATTCTTAAAGATATGCTCACAACCCTTGAAGAAGCCCGGCAGTCCGAAGAAGCTGTCAGCCAGATGAATACGGGCATGCAGCAGATTTCAACGGCCGCAGAGCAGATCGCAACCGGTTCGGAGAACCTCTCCAGGCATGCCGGAACAGCAGCAACTGATGTAAAAGCTTCTCAGGATATTTTCAGAAAGCTCAGTGAATCCTCCACCGGGTCTTCAAGCTATGCTTCCCAGGCAGGGAAGACCAGTGAAGAAGCCCAGGAGCTCAATAACATGGCTCTTGAAGGAGTGGAACAGTTTGTTGCGGAAATCTTCAAACTTGGAAACATTGTTCACTCTCTGGATGACGCCGTTAACAACATCGGAGCCGTTACCGGGAAAATCAAATCTATTGCAGACCAGACCAACCTCCTTGCTCTGAATGCCGCCATTGAAGCCGCAAGAGCCGGGGAATACGGCAGAGGCTTTGCCGTTGTGGCCGATGAGGTCCGAAAACTTGCTGCAGACTCAAGGAAGAGCACTGATGAGATAAACGGGATTGTCACAAACGTCCAGAAAGAGACCAAGAAAGTAACGGAAGCCATCAATGCCGCTGATGTCCAGGCTAAAACCGGGAGCAAGAACATCAAACAGGCTCTGAACAAGAGTCATGAGATTGCCGCTGCAGTTGCCACCATAAACTCCATGCTTGTCGAACTGGACAAGCTTTCGGACGAAGGCCTGAATAAGATCGATAACATTGAGAAGAGCATCAGTGAAGCTGCATCTACCGCTGAGGAAAATGCAGCGAGCAGCGAAGAAACTTCTGCAGCTATTGAGGAACAGACAGCTGCCATGCAGCAGGTAAGCACTTCGGTACAGAGCGTCAGCGAGCTTGCCCAGAAAACCGTCGACACTCTTCTGGAAAACTTCAAAGTGTCGGGGGAGCAGACAAGCAATCAACCTTCTTTTGGAAAACCACAGCATTTCGACAGGAAAAAGAGTACGAAAATATACTGA
- a CDS encoding DsrE family protein encodes MTKVEKVLLLLKNMVYESTSPQETLKFAKYYRSKGLDVLVILWGPMGVLLAKKDKTRGSPKYDASVQECIEMGVEFRCCQLASDMIGLKKEELIPGIEFICSKDVAELFLTYREENQLIINF; translated from the coding sequence ATGACAAAAGTCGAAAAGGTATTACTGCTACTCAAAAACATGGTGTATGAAAGCACCAGCCCGCAGGAAACTCTCAAGTTCGCGAAGTATTATAGAAGTAAAGGGCTCGACGTTCTGGTAATTCTGTGGGGACCTATGGGAGTGTTGCTTGCAAAGAAAGATAAAACGAGAGGGTCACCCAAGTACGATGCCTCAGTTCAGGAATGCATAGAGATGGGAGTAGAGTTCCGATGCTGTCAGCTTGCCTCAGATATGATCGGCCTTAAGAAGGAAGAATTAATCCCTGGAATTGAGTTCATTTGCTCAAAAGATGTAGCTGAACTTTTTCTGACGTACAGAGAGGAAAACCAGTTGATTATAAACTTTTGA
- a CDS encoding 2-oxoacid:acceptor oxidoreductase subunit alpha — MEVKFLDYTLRIGGEAGQGLQTIGGALAKIFSRKGYHVFTHQDYMSRVRGGHNYYQIRFSDRKVSASRDMVDILLALDLNTIEIHKESVRDDGFILYDSETIKKKFEEPEFIDVPFKKIALDVGKSGIMANTVATGAVLGLLGLGLENLKDILKSTFRKKGEEVIEKNLACAEAGYNYALSNCPRCEGAEIQEPEEKKFMLIDGIQAIGLGALMSGCKFYSAYPMTPSTGILNYLASKAEEHGLVVEQAEDEISAINMAIGASFTGVRAMTGSSGGGFALMVEGLSLAGMTETPLVIAEIQRPGPATGLPTRTEQADLLFILYAGHGEFPKVIFEPGTPKQAFYLTNRAFELAEKYQIPVFIQSDQYLGDSEWTFENFDFEHLIYNDYRLREKDLEGVEEYKRHRYSDTGISLLAVPGEAGKHLVVADSDEHDEEGHIIEDAETRIKMVRKRLLKKLSLIKKEIEAPFLYGDPSPEIVLVGHGSTYGVIKEVVDILSRDRKVAMMHFSQVYPLPERDRLDYIELLEKAKLAISIENNATGQFAKLMRAETGFGFTHQILKYDGRPFTIENLKEEVDAYL; from the coding sequence TTGGAGGTAAAGTTTCTGGACTATACACTTCGAATAGGGGGAGAGGCAGGCCAGGGGCTGCAGACCATAGGAGGAGCCCTTGCAAAAATCTTTTCCCGAAAAGGATACCATGTATTCACCCACCAGGATTACATGTCCAGGGTGCGCGGCGGACATAATTATTACCAGATCCGCTTTTCAGACAGGAAGGTATCGGCCTCCAGGGATATGGTCGACATTCTTCTCGCCCTTGATCTGAACACGATTGAAATTCACAAAGAAAGCGTAAGAGATGACGGATTTATCCTGTATGACTCCGAGACCATAAAGAAGAAGTTTGAAGAACCGGAGTTCATAGATGTTCCCTTCAAGAAAATAGCCCTTGATGTCGGAAAAAGCGGTATCATGGCAAATACCGTAGCAACAGGGGCAGTGCTTGGCCTGTTAGGCCTGGGGCTTGAGAATCTGAAGGATATCCTGAAAAGCACTTTCAGGAAAAAAGGAGAAGAAGTAATTGAGAAAAACCTGGCCTGTGCCGAGGCAGGGTACAATTACGCACTCTCAAACTGCCCCCGCTGCGAAGGCGCTGAAATTCAGGAGCCGGAAGAAAAAAAATTCATGCTTATAGACGGGATTCAGGCTATAGGGCTGGGAGCTCTCATGTCCGGCTGCAAATTCTATTCTGCCTATCCCATGACGCCTTCAACAGGGATTCTGAATTACCTTGCTTCAAAAGCCGAAGAACATGGCCTTGTAGTAGAACAGGCTGAAGACGAAATTTCAGCCATTAACATGGCAATAGGAGCCTCTTTTACAGGTGTAAGGGCAATGACCGGAAGTTCGGGAGGGGGATTTGCCCTGATGGTGGAAGGACTCTCCCTGGCAGGGATGACCGAAACGCCTCTCGTGATTGCCGAAATACAGCGTCCGGGGCCTGCTACGGGTTTACCTACCCGCACCGAGCAGGCAGATTTGCTTTTCATTCTGTATGCGGGACACGGCGAGTTCCCAAAGGTTATCTTTGAACCGGGGACTCCAAAACAGGCTTTTTATCTCACGAACAGAGCTTTCGAACTTGCTGAGAAGTACCAGATCCCGGTATTTATCCAGTCCGACCAGTACCTTGGAGACTCGGAGTGGACTTTTGAAAACTTCGATTTCGAGCACCTGATCTACAATGATTACCGGTTGAGAGAAAAAGACCTGGAAGGGGTAGAGGAATACAAGCGCCACAGATATTCGGATACAGGTATCTCTCTGCTTGCCGTTCCGGGAGAAGCAGGAAAGCATCTGGTAGTAGCAGACAGTGACGAACATGATGAAGAAGGGCACATTATAGAAGACGCTGAAACCCGCATCAAAATGGTCCGGAAAAGACTGCTAAAAAAACTTTCACTGATAAAAAAAGAAATCGAAGCCCCGTTTCTGTACGGAGACCCCTCTCCGGAAATAGTGCTTGTGGGACACGGCTCGACATACGGGGTGATAAAAGAGGTTGTGGACATCCTCTCCAGAGACAGGAAGGTTGCCATGATGCATTTCAGCCAGGTCTACCCACTCCCCGAACGGGACAGATTGGATTACATCGAGCTTCTTGAAAAGGCAAAGCTTGCCATCTCCATTGAGAATAACGCCACAGGACAATTTGCAAAGCTCATGAGGGCCGAAACAGGCTTTGGCTTTACCCATCAGATCTTAAAGTACGATGGAAGACCTTTTACCATTGAAAACCTGAAGGAGGAAGTAGATGCCTACCTCTGA
- the hmgA gene encoding hydroxymethylglutaryl-CoA reductase (NADPH), with translation MFLNDYELSEEEKLLLQKVLDGDIAFRKIEEFADPLTAVKIRRLAIQEYAKLEFEHIQNFSLDVEIVTKKNIENMIGAVQIPLGVAGLLKVNGEYADAEYYIPLATTEGALVASVNRGCSVITKSGGANVRVFEDEMTRAPVFKLESLDRARKFYEWVKSPEVFEQMKEVAEKTTRFGKLLSVKPFVTGTYVYLRFSYDTKDAMGMNMVTIATDTVMHLIEDEFGAQPVTLSGNMCTDKKPASISTILGRGKTVVAEVTIPEEIVKETLKCTPESMFEVNYSKNLLGSARAGSMGFNAHAANIIAAVYLACGQDAAHVVEGSTAITSMELTKYGEIHCSVTLPALPVGTVGGGTGLGTQRDCLNILGVAGAGDTPGINSRKFAEIVASTVLAGEISLIGAQAAGHLARAHAQLGRGKF, from the coding sequence ATGTTTTTAAATGATTATGAACTTAGTGAGGAAGAAAAGCTTCTTTTACAGAAAGTTCTTGATGGAGATATAGCCTTTCGTAAGATCGAAGAGTTTGCAGACCCGCTAACAGCCGTAAAAATTCGGAGACTTGCTATTCAGGAGTATGCAAAACTCGAATTTGAACACATCCAGAACTTCTCTTTAGATGTAGAAATTGTGACAAAGAAAAACATTGAAAACATGATAGGAGCAGTCCAGATCCCTCTGGGGGTTGCCGGCCTTCTGAAAGTAAACGGGGAATATGCAGACGCGGAATACTATATCCCTCTGGCAACAACGGAAGGAGCCCTTGTTGCCAGTGTAAACCGCGGCTGTTCGGTCATCACAAAGTCAGGCGGGGCAAATGTCAGAGTTTTTGAAGATGAAATGACCAGAGCCCCGGTTTTCAAGCTTGAGAGCCTTGACAGAGCCAGGAAATTTTACGAATGGGTAAAAAGTCCTGAGGTTTTCGAGCAGATGAAAGAGGTTGCTGAAAAAACTACCCGGTTTGGAAAGCTGCTCTCGGTAAAGCCTTTCGTGACCGGGACGTATGTTTATCTCCGGTTTTCCTATGACACAAAAGATGCTATGGGCATGAATATGGTGACCATAGCCACCGATACGGTGATGCACCTCATAGAAGACGAATTTGGCGCACAGCCCGTGACCCTTTCAGGCAATATGTGCACCGATAAAAAACCTGCGTCCATAAGTACTATTCTCGGGAGAGGAAAGACCGTAGTTGCCGAAGTAACTATCCCCGAAGAGATAGTCAAGGAGACTCTCAAGTGTACCCCTGAGTCAATGTTTGAAGTGAATTACAGTAAAAACCTGCTTGGTTCGGCAAGAGCTGGATCCATGGGATTTAATGCCCACGCTGCAAACATCATCGCCGCGGTCTACCTTGCCTGCGGGCAGGACGCTGCCCATGTCGTTGAAGGCAGCACCGCAATTACGAGTATGGAACTTACAAAATACGGGGAGATACACTGTTCAGTCACCCTGCCAGCCCTTCCTGTCGGTACGGTAGGCGGAGGCACTGGCCTTGGAACCCAGAGGGATTGCCTCAACATCCTTGGGGTGGCAGGAGCAGGAGATACTCCCGGGATAAACTCACGAAAGTTTGCAGAAATCGTAGCTTCCACGGTGCTTGCAGGAGAGATTTCCCTTATAGGCGCTCAGGCAGCCGGACACCTGGCACGCGCACATGCACAACTCGGACGCGGAAAGTTCTGA
- a CDS encoding protein-glutamate methylesterase/protein-glutamine glutaminase: MIRTLIVDDSAFMRMAIRSMLASSQDIKIVGDARNGKEAVEKAKTLHPDIVIMDVNMPVMDGLTAVKTIMNTNPVPIIMFSTLTTEGSKEALEALHLGAIDFTAKSDSHHDVNKAEKELINKIRNIHSSNPNILRLINMRVFKGEVVRGKWKCAGDFGVLIGSSTGGPSSLEQVIPRLPGDLPAPVFVVQHMPEGGFCRQLAERLNFMSELEVKEARNNEKVAAGVVYVAPGGCHMTVRKALDVTRIKLIKSQPVHAVMPAVDVTAESMLAVYGKNIVASILTGMGFDGASGFKKIRDAGGFTIACSEDTCVIFGMPKAAIEAGAIDFVKPIFKIPEEIVTKLEAKCNGK, encoded by the coding sequence ATGATTCGCACTCTTATTGTTGACGACTCTGCCTTCATGCGGATGGCAATAAGAAGCATGCTTGCAAGCAGCCAGGACATAAAGATAGTCGGAGATGCGCGTAATGGAAAAGAAGCTGTAGAAAAGGCAAAAACATTACACCCTGACATAGTTATAATGGACGTTAACATGCCGGTCATGGATGGGCTGACGGCTGTTAAAACCATTATGAATACGAATCCTGTTCCCATCATCATGTTCAGTACCCTGACAACAGAGGGTTCAAAAGAGGCGCTGGAGGCTTTGCATCTCGGAGCAATAGATTTTACTGCAAAATCCGATTCTCACCATGATGTGAATAAGGCCGAAAAAGAGCTTATTAATAAAATAAGAAATATTCACAGTTCAAACCCAAACATATTGAGATTAATTAATATGAGAGTATTCAAAGGGGAGGTCGTTAGGGGGAAATGGAAATGTGCCGGCGACTTTGGAGTTCTCATAGGGTCCTCTACAGGCGGTCCCTCCTCTCTTGAACAGGTGATTCCAAGGCTCCCTGGTGATTTGCCTGCTCCGGTTTTTGTTGTCCAGCATATGCCTGAAGGCGGTTTTTGCAGGCAGCTGGCAGAAAGGTTGAATTTTATGTCGGAGCTGGAAGTAAAGGAAGCCCGAAATAATGAAAAAGTAGCGGCAGGTGTTGTTTATGTAGCACCGGGGGGCTGTCACATGACTGTTAGAAAGGCTCTGGATGTCACCAGGATCAAACTCATAAAAAGTCAGCCTGTCCATGCCGTAATGCCTGCGGTTGATGTAACTGCCGAAAGTATGCTTGCAGTATATGGAAAGAACATAGTTGCCTCTATTCTTACGGGTATGGGGTTTGACGGGGCTTCAGGGTTTAAAAAGATACGGGATGCAGGCGGTTTCACTATTGCTTGCAGCGAAGATACCTGTGTTATTTTCGGGATGCCAAAGGCTGCAATAGAGGCCGGAGCAATTGATTTCGTTAAACCCATTTTTAAAATCCCTGAAGAAATTGTGACGAAACTGGAGGCGAAGTGCAATGGAAAGTGA